The Uruburuella testudinis genome window below encodes:
- a CDS encoding tripartite tricarboxylate transporter permease, whose product MDTLQYLMDGFQVALLPKNLLIALIGAFIGTIVGLLPGLGPINGVALLLPFAFALGLPPESALILLAAVYLGCEYGGRISAILINVPGDAAAIMSTLDGYPLAKQGKAGIALSLSAASSFIGSIIATLGVVLFAPLLADWAIAFGPAEYFVLMVFAITCLSGLVSDQPVKTMVAALIGLGLATVGMDSVTGVYRFTFDSVNLSDGIQFTTIVIGFFSISEILIMLEHTAAGQKILSQGQRSLFNLKEFLFSFGAIVRSGITGFIVGILPGAGATIASAMTYTTERKIAGENGNFGKGDLRGIAAPEAANNASACGSFIPMLTLGVPGSGTTAVMLGALTLYNITPGPQLFSEQPDIVWGLIASLFIGNVILLALNIPLVGFFAKLLNVPNYILIPAIATVSFVGVYAIHSTTFDLILMVGLGVFGYMLRKLNFPLSALILGYVLGELMESSLRRALSISQGDLGILFHGPIVVSLWVLSGLMVLLPVIRLLRRKKKTAV is encoded by the coding sequence GTTTGGGGCCGATTAACGGCGTTGCCTTATTGCTGCCGTTTGCCTTTGCGCTCGGGTTGCCGCCCGAAAGTGCGCTGATTCTGCTGGCGGCGGTATATTTGGGCTGCGAATACGGCGGCCGCATTTCGGCAATTCTGATTAACGTGCCCGGCGATGCGGCGGCGATTATGTCGACACTCGACGGCTATCCGCTGGCCAAACAAGGTAAGGCCGGGATTGCCTTATCGTTGTCGGCGGCCAGCTCGTTTATCGGCAGCATAATCGCCACCCTCGGCGTGGTGCTGTTTGCCCCGCTGCTGGCCGATTGGGCGATTGCTTTCGGCCCGGCGGAATATTTCGTGTTGATGGTGTTTGCCATCACCTGTTTGAGCGGCCTGGTGAGCGACCAGCCGGTAAAAACCATGGTGGCGGCACTGATCGGCTTGGGTCTGGCCACAGTAGGCATGGATTCGGTGACCGGCGTATACCGCTTCACGTTTGATTCGGTTAATTTAAGCGACGGCATCCAGTTTACAACCATTGTTATCGGCTTTTTCAGCATCAGCGAAATCCTAATCATGCTGGAGCACACCGCCGCCGGCCAAAAAATTCTCTCACAAGGCCAACGCAGCCTGTTTAACCTGAAAGAATTTCTGTTCAGCTTCGGCGCTATTGTCCGCTCCGGCATCACCGGCTTTATCGTCGGTATTCTGCCCGGCGCCGGCGCCACCATTGCCAGCGCCATGACCTATACCACCGAACGCAAAATTGCCGGTGAAAACGGCAACTTCGGCAAAGGCGATTTGCGCGGTATTGCCGCGCCCGAAGCCGCCAACAATGCCTCGGCCTGCGGCTCGTTTATTCCCATGCTCACATTGGGTGTGCCCGGCTCCGGCACCACCGCGGTGATGCTGGGTGCGCTCACGCTCTACAACATCACCCCCGGCCCGCAGCTTTTCAGCGAGCAGCCCGACATTGTATGGGGCTTGATTGCTTCGCTGTTTATCGGCAATGTGATTTTGCTGGCGCTGAATATTCCGCTGGTCGGCTTTTTTGCCAAGCTGCTCAACGTGCCCAACTATATTCTGATTCCGGCCATTGCCACCGTGAGTTTTGTCGGCGTGTATGCCATCCACAGCACCACCTTCGATCTGATTCTGATGGTCGGCTTGGGCGTGTTCGGCTATATGCTGCGCAAATTGAATTTTCCGCTCTCGGCGCTGATTTTGGGCTATGTTTTAGGCGAATTGATGGAATCCAGCCTGCGCCGCGCGCTGTCGATTTCTCAAGGCGATTTGGGTATTTTGTTCCACGGCCCGATTGTTGTCTCTTTATGGGTGTTGAGCGGGCTGATGGTGCTGCTGCCGGTT